One window from the genome of Candidatus Chlorohelix allophototropha encodes:
- a CDS encoding FAD:protein FMN transferase: MSEVFSTFRAMNTDVQVLIYLSSESKATKLRARDLVSTAQLIFRHAELTLSRFLPDSELSRLNQKGYIEQSSPLFFECVNAALKMAELTRGIFDPTILDALEHAGYDRSFEQIGTLAPGLATKMNTFRPPSHHYVELNHARRSIQLAKGARIDLGGIAKGMIVDRVAAVIQGQGFKDFMVSAGGDMRLGGNQPGKNGWEVDMQNPITLEGTLTTLSVTEGAVATSSTTRRRWLKGNQLHHHLIDPRTSEPVNNGLAAVTIVAPTTMLADVLAKTALILGLEEGKEFISQQENCRVYMIDQEGRLV; encoded by the coding sequence ATGAGCGAGGTTTTTTCAACATTCAGGGCAATGAATACAGATGTGCAGGTGCTCATATATTTGAGTAGTGAGTCCAAAGCCACCAAGTTACGGGCGCGCGATTTGGTCAGCACTGCACAACTGATATTCCGACATGCTGAATTAACCCTCAGTCGTTTCCTACCGGATAGCGAGCTATCCCGGTTAAACCAGAAGGGTTATATTGAACAAAGCTCTCCCCTGTTTTTTGAATGTGTCAACGCTGCCCTAAAAATGGCAGAACTAACTCGCGGCATTTTTGATCCCACCATCTTGGATGCGTTGGAACATGCAGGGTATGACCGCAGTTTTGAGCAAATCGGTACGCTTGCTCCCGGTCTGGCAACTAAAATGAATACATTTCGCCCACCCTCGCACCACTACGTCGAGTTGAACCATGCCCGACGCAGTATTCAGCTAGCTAAAGGTGCCAGGATTGATCTGGGTGGTATCGCCAAAGGCATGATCGTTGACCGGGTTGCCGCAGTTATTCAAGGGCAGGGATTCAAGGATTTTATGGTTAGCGCTGGAGGCGATATGCGTCTTGGCGGCAATCAACCCGGAAAAAACGGTTGGGAAGTTGATATGCAAAATCCAATTACCCTAGAAGGTACTCTAACTACTTTGTCGGTTACCGAAGGGGCAGTGGCAACTTCTTCCACCACTCGCCGTCGCTGGTTGAAAGGTAACCAGTTACACCATCACTTGATTGACCCACGTACCTCTGAGCCGGTTAATAATGGTTTAGCGGCTGTAACGATAGTTGCGCCCACTACTATGTTGGCAGATGTGCTGGCTAAAACAGCTTTGATACTGGGTCTTGAAGAAGGCAAAGAATTTATTAGCCAGCAAGAAAATTGCCGAGTTTATATGATAGATCAAGAAGGTCGCTTAGTATGA
- a CDS encoding glycosyltransferase family 87 protein — protein sequence MLPTKPAGHKPVLTYRQTLGKALPLSLAVALLVMVLLFLINLLRPPMVLDIGTDDHLDRLYLNVGDGGFYEPEIQHSTSLETGNRDLTYRWSGQVAYLNLPWPLDSVPLKLTLRLSAPRPDRPPDQTGVTLSVIGQIEYDQYDFGSQNITGYYDGREYILTLPLHIRPTLEYLRLRFEASNAYTPSSGDTRSLSTIFFQAKIEPDYNNFGVEGWLSTLWEPGLLAIICLSCWGIARLLGMPKKWALLLETTAGTILLAGLFIAPLALKPYLSAWGFILPIGWLLLWLAGLFSKRAPKLPAPFVYAATLYILIPLAQFAFLRLHLYSLNPSSLTSGVFTGALLFSAGMYNSHNLRPEDNSPDGLTVFERWFSRAMLAAAFISFLYNQIYTFQVDPFRGVEFRSHYVTLLNSQNGRNLYDLDRLLSQPSVAPRLPPFYAALFWPLTQLFGTDQQIALQLWRVINLLLLVPTLLFLLRLFGQNSGKIHFRAPVLFLALSFSPVTDTIGFGQVNTIALLSLLLALQKLNEKRDVKAGLYLAIPSGLLLFPAALSFYFVLTKRWRGLVSLGVGFLGVGLLGLIAMGWDNFILYFRAVGIILTRPDMDISNQSIFGALARLSIPEITLSYRGDYPFWALFMGYVCSFGLIAFTIRRLWQIRHEVDKPSTARLLPGILILTGLIVPPIALMNNEMLALPALALLLQVLSNAKTPRWQLLVFGVCFGLLGYGSTYDFFPGEAVGLARLGASYRLAALLTLWGLYLWLIRCSNQNKNRY from the coding sequence TTGTTGCCGACCAAACCGGCAGGTCATAAACCGGTTCTAACTTACCGGCAAACTCTGGGAAAAGCGCTACCGTTGTCACTCGCTGTTGCGCTGCTGGTGATGGTGCTGCTTTTTCTAATAAATCTCCTGCGCCCCCCTATGGTGCTGGATATTGGCACCGATGATCATCTTGATCGCTTGTACCTGAACGTGGGTGATGGCGGTTTTTATGAACCGGAAATCCAGCACAGCACAAGCCTAGAAACAGGTAATCGCGACCTTACCTATCGCTGGTCAGGACAAGTTGCCTATTTGAATCTACCCTGGCCGCTTGATTCTGTGCCACTCAAATTAACGCTGCGCCTCTCTGCCCCTCGACCAGACCGACCTCCCGACCAAACCGGAGTTACTTTGAGTGTAATCGGGCAGATTGAATACGATCAGTATGATTTCGGTTCGCAAAATATAACGGGCTATTATGATGGGCGCGAGTATATACTAACCCTTCCGTTACATATTCGCCCTACCCTTGAATATTTGCGGCTCAGATTTGAAGCCAGTAATGCCTATACTCCGAGTAGCGGTGATACTCGTAGCCTCTCCACCATCTTTTTTCAGGCAAAAATAGAACCGGATTATAACAATTTCGGGGTGGAAGGCTGGCTTTCTACCCTATGGGAACCGGGTTTGCTGGCAATAATTTGCCTTAGTTGCTGGGGTATCGCCCGTTTGTTGGGTATGCCAAAGAAATGGGCGCTTTTGCTGGAAACCACCGCCGGAACAATTTTACTGGCAGGGTTGTTCATTGCCCCGCTGGCGCTTAAACCCTATCTTTCCGCATGGGGGTTTATCCTTCCCATCGGTTGGCTATTACTTTGGTTGGCAGGCTTATTTTCAAAACGCGCCCCAAAATTACCTGCCCCATTTGTATATGCCGCCACCCTTTACATTCTCATCCCGCTGGCGCAATTTGCTTTTCTGCGTCTCCATCTCTACAGTTTAAACCCTTCCTCACTTACTTCAGGGGTTTTTACCGGAGCGCTGCTTTTTAGCGCGGGTATGTACAATTCGCACAACCTGCGACCAGAAGATAACTCACCGGATGGGCTAACTGTTTTTGAACGCTGGTTTTCTCGTGCGATGTTGGCAGCAGCTTTCATTTCTTTTCTCTACAATCAGATATATACGTTTCAAGTTGACCCATTTCGAGGGGTGGAGTTCCGCAGCCATTATGTGACGCTGTTAAACAGCCAAAATGGGCGTAATTTATATGATCTTGACCGTTTACTCAGCCAACCTTCCGTTGCGCCGCGTCTGCCCCCCTTCTATGCTGCTTTATTCTGGCCATTAACCCAGTTATTTGGTACAGATCAGCAAATAGCGCTTCAGCTTTGGCGGGTTATAAATTTACTATTGCTCGTACCGACACTACTATTTTTATTGCGCTTGTTCGGACAGAATTCGGGCAAGATTCACTTTCGCGCCCCTGTGCTGTTTCTGGCATTGAGTTTCAGTCCCGTAACCGATACCATCGGCTTTGGACAAGTAAACACAATTGCGCTGCTGAGCTTATTACTCGCACTCCAAAAACTAAATGAGAAGCGTGACGTTAAAGCAGGTTTATATCTGGCAATTCCGTCAGGGCTGCTTTTATTTCCCGCTGCGCTGTCATTCTATTTCGTTCTCACCAAACGCTGGCGCGGTCTGGTAAGTTTGGGAGTAGGTTTTTTGGGAGTGGGGTTGTTAGGGCTAATAGCAATGGGCTGGGATAACTTTATTCTCTATTTCAGAGCCGTTGGTATTATCCTGACAAGACCGGACATGGATATTTCTAACCAATCAATCTTCGGCGCATTGGCGCGATTGAGCATTCCCGAAATAACCTTGAGCTACCGAGGTGATTATCCTTTCTGGGCATTGTTTATGGGATATGTTTGCTCATTTGGGCTAATCGCTTTCACCATTAGGCGGCTATGGCAAATCCGGCACGAGGTGGATAAGCCCTCTACGGCAAGGTTACTGCCCGGTATTCTAATCCTGACCGGACTGATTGTGCCACCTATTGCCCTGATGAATAATGAAATGTTGGCGTTACCGGCGTTGGCGCTTTTATTGCAAGTGTTGAGCAACGCAAAGACCCCTCGCTGGCAGTTATTGGTGTTTGGGGTATGTTTCGGGCTGTTGGGATACGGCAGTACCTATGATTTCTTTCCGGGTGAAGCGGTAGGTCTGGCGCGACTCGGCGCAAGTTATCGCCTTGCCGCGCTGCTAACCCTGTGGGGCTTGTACCTGTGGCTGATTAGGTGCTCTAATCAGAATAAGAATAGATACTAG
- a CDS encoding fumarylacetoacetate hydrolase family protein, producing the protein MKLVSFSAKKNPRPQRGALIETASGQKVAPVSGGYNDLSDAQLEQMLSEINALDVTTLPDLDEVTLHNPLPTPGKIICIGLNFMDHVLEVKAQVPTEPVIFSKWHNTLSGPTEEIVVDKATQRVDYEAELAFVIGKTAYQVKEENAFEYIAGYLCANDVSARDLQFSQSQWVRGKSLNGFCPLGPYIATRDEISDPHNLRIQCRVNGQTRQDSNTAQLIFKIPALVAFLSDGITLEPGDVVLTGTPPGVGFTLNPPCYLQPGDVCEVEIEGLGMLRNLFVAPEA; encoded by the coding sequence ATGAAGCTGGTGAGCTTTAGCGCTAAGAAAAACCCTCGCCCACAGCGCGGGGCTTTAATAGAGACCGCAAGCGGTCAGAAGGTTGCACCTGTTTCCGGCGGCTATAATGACCTGAGCGATGCCCAACTTGAGCAGATGTTAAGCGAAATAAATGCGTTGGATGTAACGACCTTACCGGATTTAGACGAGGTGACTTTACATAATCCATTACCAACGCCCGGTAAAATAATTTGTATAGGCTTGAATTTTATGGATCATGTGCTTGAGGTTAAGGCGCAAGTACCCACTGAGCCGGTTATTTTCTCCAAATGGCACAACACGTTGTCGGGACCGACTGAGGAAATCGTAGTGGATAAAGCTACTCAGAGGGTGGATTATGAGGCAGAGTTAGCTTTTGTAATTGGTAAAACTGCTTATCAGGTAAAAGAGGAAAACGCTTTCGAGTACATCGCGGGCTATTTGTGCGCCAACGATGTGAGCGCACGCGACCTGCAATTCTCGCAAAGCCAGTGGGTGCGCGGCAAGTCGCTTAACGGCTTCTGCCCGCTTGGTCCCTATATTGCCACTCGCGATGAAATTTCCGACCCCCATAACCTGCGAATCCAGTGCCGGGTAAACGGACAAACCCGACAGGATTCAAACACCGCGCAGCTTATCTTCAAGATTCCCGCGCTAGTAGCGTTTCTCAGCGATGGCATCACTCTTGAACCGGGCGATGTTGTTTTGACCGGTACACCTCCGGGAGTCGGCTTTACTCTCAACCCTCCCTGTTATTTGCAACCCGGTGATGTGTGTGAAGTAGAGATTGAGGGATTGGGCATGCTAAGAAATTTATTTGTTGCGCCTGAAGCCTAG
- a CDS encoding MraY family glycosyltransferase — MIYQQATIQSAPENPGMGFYLALFVGALLLALLITPLVRRIALKSGIVDAPGLRKIHSSPVPLLGGVAIYLAFTLALLGLTGWILPFYFLQLAAILFGATLMSITGFLDDKYGLPPLVKLLAQLGVGLWLIISGVQIEVFRVSVLNVLITLLWVVAITNAMNFLDNMDGLSGGVSVIAAAFFFLSAYQSGQWLVGALGATLAGAGAGFVYHNFGIFSQKSPHQIFMGDSGSLFMGFLLAACGIKLRFPNTDFVTWMVPVLVLGVPLFDITLVTLSRLRRSLPIARGGKDHTSHRLVALGLSSREAVLILWMASGALGVAALVIMGASVRDGYVVGGVVAVLAGWAVLRLEHVPLVNTNPAVKGSGKGLKNNAETTKPEIK; from the coding sequence ATGATATATCAGCAGGCGACAATTCAGTCTGCTCCCGAAAATCCGGGTATGGGTTTTTATCTGGCGTTGTTTGTGGGGGCATTGTTGCTGGCGCTGTTGATTACCCCTCTGGTGCGCCGGATTGCGCTAAAGTCCGGGATTGTAGATGCGCCCGGTCTTCGCAAGATACATAGCTCGCCCGTACCTTTATTAGGTGGAGTAGCAATCTACCTAGCCTTTACGCTGGCGCTGTTGGGCTTGACCGGCTGGATACTGCCGTTTTATTTCTTGCAGTTAGCCGCGATTTTGTTTGGCGCAACTTTGATGAGTATTACTGGGTTTCTGGATGACAAGTATGGTTTGCCCCCTTTGGTAAAGCTGTTGGCACAACTGGGGGTAGGTTTGTGGCTGATTATCAGCGGTGTACAAATTGAGGTGTTTCGCGTCTCGGTTTTAAATGTATTGATTACGCTCTTGTGGGTAGTGGCTATTACTAACGCCATGAATTTTCTGGACAATATGGATGGGCTTTCAGGTGGCGTTAGCGTAATCGCCGCTGCATTTTTCTTCCTTTCCGCCTACCAGAGTGGGCAGTGGTTGGTAGGGGCATTGGGTGCAACGTTGGCGGGTGCAGGGGCAGGTTTTGTTTATCATAATTTCGGGATATTCTCGCAGAAATCGCCTCACCAAATATTTATGGGTGATAGTGGTTCACTTTTTATGGGCTTCTTGTTAGCAGCATGCGGCATCAAATTGCGCTTTCCCAATACCGATTTTGTAACATGGATGGTTCCGGTGCTGGTGCTAGGTGTGCCGTTGTTCGATATAACGCTTGTCACATTATCGAGGCTCAGACGCAGTTTGCCCATAGCGCGAGGCGGTAAAGACCACACTTCCCATCGGTTAGTAGCGTTGGGGCTGTCGAGTCGTGAGGCGGTGCTGATCCTCTGGATGGCGAGCGGTGCGTTGGGCGTTGCTGCGCTGGTTATTATGGGCGCTTCAGTACGGGATGGTTATGTGGTGGGTGGGGTAGTGGCGGTGCTTGCTGGATGGGCAGTGTTGCGCCTTGAGCATGTCCCGTTGGTGAATACCAACCCGGCGGTAAAAGGAAGCGGCAAAGGCTTGAAAAATAATGCAGAAACGACAAAACCAGAAATTAAATAA